From Mustela erminea isolate mMusErm1 chromosome 1, mMusErm1.Pri, whole genome shotgun sequence, a single genomic window includes:
- the SNRK gene encoding SNF-related serine/threonine-protein kinase isoform X2 has translation MLVCGQPPFQEANDSETLTMIMDCKYTVPSHVSKECKDLITRMLQRDPKRRASLEEIENHPWLQGVDPSPATKYNIPLVSYKNLSEEEHNSIIQRMVLGDIADRDAIVEALETNRYNHITATYFLLAERILREKQEKEIQTRSASPSNIKAQFRQSWPTKIDVPQDLEDDLTATPLSHATVPQSPARAADNVLNGHRSKGLCDSSKKDDLPELAGPALSTVSSASLKPTAGGRKCLFRVEEDEEEDEEDKKPMSLSTQVVLRRKPSVTNRLTSRKSAPVLNQIFEEGESDDEFDMDENLPPKLSRLKMNIASPGTVHKRYHRRKSQGRGSSCSSSETSDDDSESRRRLDKDSGFTYSWHRRDSSEGPPGSEGDGGGQGKPSTGSSGADKASPSENNAGGGSPAGGSGSKPTSTSGSTRRCAGPGPGELVQSLKLMSLCLGSQLHGGAKYILDPQGGLSFSSVKVQEKSTWKMCISSTGNAGQAPGVGSIKFFSDHVADSSTELERIKSKNLKNNVLQLPLCEKTISVNIQRNPKDGLLCASSQASCCHVI, from the exons ATGTTGGTGTGTGGGCAACCACCTTTTCAAGAGGCCAATGACAGTGAAACATTGACAATGATCATGGATTGCAAATATACAGTACCATCCCATGTGTCCAAAGAGTGTAAAGA CCTGATCACACGGATGCTACAGAGAGATCCCAAGAGAAGGGCCTCCTTAGAAGAGATTGAAAATCATCCTTGGCTTCAGGGAGTGGACCCTTCACCAGCAACAAAGTATAACATCCCCCTCGTGTCGTACAAAAACCTCTCAGAGGAGGAACACAACAGCATCATTCAGCGCATGGTGCTTGGGGACATAGCAGACCGCGACGCCATTGTGGA GGCCCTGGAAACCAACAGGTATAATCATATCACGGCCACTTACTTCTTGCTTGCTGAAAGGATcctgagggagaagcaagagaaagaaatacaaaccagATCTGCAAGTCCTAGCAATATCAAGGCCCAGTTTAg ACAGTCATGGCCCACCAAAATTGATgtaccccaggaccttgaggatGATCTCACGGCCACTCCTCTGTCCCATGCGACTGTCCCTCAGTCTCCTGCTCGGGCCGCTGACAATGTCCTCAATGGCCACAGGAGCAAAGGCCTGTGTGACTCGTCTAAGAAGGACGACCTCCCTGAGTTGGCCGGGCCAGCGCTCTCCACAGTGTCCTCGGCGAGCTTGAAACCCACAGCCGGCGGGCGCAAGTGTCTGTTCCGCGTGGAGGAGGACgaagaggaagatgaggaggacaAGAAGCCTATGTCCCTCTCGACACAAGTGGTTCTGCGCCGGAAGCCCTCAGTGACCAACCGGTTGACGTCAAGGAAGAGCGCTCCTGTCCTCAACCAGATCTTTGAGGAAGGGGAGTCTGATGACGAATTCGACATGGATGAGAACCTGCCCCCCAAGCTGAGCCGACTCAAGATGAACATCGCCTCCCCTGGCACGGTGCACAAGCGCTACCACCGCAGGAAAAGCCAGGGCCGTGGCTCCAGCTGTAGCAGCTCAGAGACAAGCGACGACGACTCCGAGAGCCGGCGGCGGCTGGACAAAGACAGCGGCTTCACCTACTCCTGGCACCGGCGGGATAGCAGCGAGGGGCCCCCTGGCAGCGAGGGCGATGGCGGGGGCCAGGGCAAGCCAAGCACTGGCAGCAGCGGTGCGGACAAGGCCAGTCCGAGCGAGAACAATGCGGGCGGGGGCAGCCCTGCAGGTGGCTCGGGCAGCAAGCCCACCAGCACGTCGGGCAGCACGCGCCGCTGCGCCGGCCCCGGGCCCGGCGAGCTGGTGCAGAGCCTCAAACTcatgagcctctgccttggctctcAGCTGCACGGTGGCGCCAAGTACATTCTCGACCCACAGGGCGGCTTGTCCTTCTCCAGCGTCAAGGTCCAGGAGAAGTCCACGTGGAAGATGTGCATCAGCTCCACGGGGAATGCGGGCCAGGCCCCGGGTGTGGGCAGCATAAAGTTCTTCTCTGACCACGTGGCAGACAGCAGCACTGAATTAGAACGGATAAAGAGCAAGAACCTGAAAAATAACGTGCTACAGCTACCTCTGTGTGAAAAGACCATCTCTGTGAACATCCAGCGGAACCCTAAGGATGGGTTGCTGTGCGCCTCCAGCCAGGCCAGCTGCTGCCATGTCATCTGA